One Neisseria sicca genomic region harbors:
- the ubiE gene encoding bifunctional demethylmenaquinone methyltransferase/2-methoxy-6-polyprenyl-1,4-benzoquinol methylase UbiE, with the protein MSDHKTHFGFTTVNEEEKAGKVAEVFHSVAKNYDIMNDVMSAGLHRVWKHFTINTARLKKGDKVLDIAGGTGDLSRGWAKRVGKEGEVWLTDINSSMLTVGRDRLLNEGLILPVSLADAEKLPFPDNYFNLVSVAFGLRNMTHKDAALKEMYRVLKPGGTLLVLEFSKVYKPLEGAYDLYSFKLLPVMGKLIAKDADSYQYLAESIRMHPDQETLKQMMLDAGFDSVDYHNMSAGIVALHKGVKF; encoded by the coding sequence ATGAGCGACCACAAAACCCATTTCGGTTTCACTACCGTAAACGAAGAAGAAAAGGCAGGTAAAGTGGCCGAAGTGTTCCATTCCGTAGCCAAAAACTACGACATCATGAACGATGTCATGTCTGCCGGCCTGCACCGCGTTTGGAAACATTTCACCATCAATACCGCCCGTCTGAAAAAGGGCGATAAAGTGCTGGATATCGCCGGCGGTACCGGCGACCTGTCGCGCGGCTGGGCCAAGCGTGTGGGCAAAGAAGGCGAAGTGTGGCTGACCGACATCAACTCATCCATGCTGACCGTCGGCCGCGACAGACTGCTGAATGAAGGTTTGATTCTGCCCGTATCGCTGGCCGATGCCGAAAAATTGCCGTTTCCCGACAACTATTTCAACTTGGTTTCCGTTGCTTTCGGTTTGCGCAACATGACCCATAAAGATGCCGCGCTCAAAGAAATGTACCGTGTGCTCAAACCGGGCGGAACGCTCTTGGTATTGGAATTTTCCAAAGTCTACAAGCCACTGGAAGGTGCATACGATTTGTATTCCTTCAAACTGCTGCCGGTCATGGGCAAACTTATTGCCAAAGACGCAGACAGCTATCAATATCTGGCAGAATCCATCCGCATGCACCCTGACCAGGAAACATTGAAACAAATGATGCTGGATGCCGGTTTCGACAGCGTTGATTACCATAATATGAGCGCAGGCATCGTAGCCTTGCATAAAGGTGTGAAATTCTGA
- a CDS encoding gamma-butyrobetaine hydroxylase-like domain-containing protein, which translates to MNQVDNNIPEEIRLQHDRSALVLVYRGERKTLPAEFLRVYSPSAEVRGHGAGQDVLQTGKAEVTISDLDPVGQYALKITFSDGHNSGLYDWAYLYKLAYDYDALWQDYLRRLKEAGASRIPSAADLIAGKKHSCGSGGCGGHH; encoded by the coding sequence ATGAACCAAGTTGATAACAACATTCCTGAAGAAATCCGTTTGCAACATGACCGATCGGCTTTGGTTTTGGTTTATCGCGGCGAACGTAAAACCCTTCCTGCCGAATTTCTCCGCGTTTATTCTCCCAGCGCCGAAGTGCGCGGACATGGTGCGGGACAAGATGTCTTGCAGACAGGTAAAGCGGAAGTTACGATTTCTGATTTAGACCCTGTCGGTCAGTATGCGCTCAAAATTACTTTTTCAGACGGTCATAATAGCGGTTTGTATGACTGGGCTTATCTTTACAAATTGGCTTACGATTATGATGCACTTTGGCAGGATTATCTCCGCAGGTTAAAAGAAGCCGGAGCCTCCAGAATACCGAGTGCCGCAGACCTTATTGCCGGTAAAAAGCATTCCTGCGGCAGCGGCGGTTGTGGCGGGCATCATTGA
- a CDS encoding cytochrome b6, producing MNRKTVRIAEILFLVSQTMIRHPKIAAHTRYAFICIGLMMLSFLIYVVLAVFDLGLDMSMRIELTRFALILILLFAFLGGVFSIWVAVLRKKMGV from the coding sequence GTGAACCGTAAAACTGTTAGAATAGCGGAAATTTTATTTCTTGTTTCTCAAACAATGATCCGCCATCCGAAAATTGCCGCCCATACGCGTTATGCCTTTATCTGTATCGGACTGATGATGCTTTCTTTCCTGATATATGTGGTTTTGGCAGTGTTTGATTTGGGCTTGGATATGTCGATGCGGATTGAGCTGACCCGTTTTGCGCTCATTTTAATCTTGCTGTTTGCGTTTTTGGGCGGCGTTTTTTCAATCTGGGTAGCGGTGCTGCGAAAGAAAATGGGGGTATGA
- a CDS encoding CAP domain-containing protein gives MKNLIFWLALLAAAFGFFYYQQNHRISQDELIHAESPHDRSSVSSFGGLAYLNFLRAGAGLPTLAHSSVLEKSARNHARYLLQNPEDGHDERHRSNPFFTGYRPNERARKVGYLYDGVHENITTGFYPYPEDMDTNLPVQQQIDGLMTAIYHRFSLLEQGIDEAGAAFEHRDGRISVAINQGNHQFNFYCGLGRVYPEPGRRYYQNACNNNAVVYADEVKAQREFLYVVYPQGDFAMPDFHGEHPDPMPGHEFTGNPVSIAFSESAGKIKMRSFKLYQGKSEIEKVKVLTASNDPNQTFSDRQFALFPLLPLEYDTAYRAVFEYERNGKSEKAEWTFRTKKPDYPYFIVKGGEKLAVESGKKYFIHWKDFWCQRECEEYVYRQRGKAKLEVMERQIGGMVVRVTGDKGDDVRLTPKEENDKAVLLYIWQ, from the coding sequence ATGAAAAATCTCATTTTCTGGCTTGCGCTGTTGGCTGCGGCTTTCGGTTTTTTTTATTATCAGCAAAACCATAGAATTTCTCAGGACGAGCTGATTCATGCTGAGTCGCCGCATGACAGGTCTTCCGTGTCTTCATTCGGCGGATTGGCTTACCTGAATTTTTTGCGTGCAGGCGCGGGGCTGCCGACTTTGGCGCATTCGTCGGTTTTAGAAAAGTCCGCCCGCAATCATGCGCGTTATTTGTTGCAGAACCCTGAAGACGGTCATGACGAACGTCATCGCAGCAATCCGTTTTTTACCGGTTACCGCCCGAATGAACGCGCCCGCAAGGTCGGTTATCTTTATGATGGCGTACATGAAAATATCACCACCGGTTTTTATCCGTATCCTGAAGATATGGATACCAATTTGCCGGTTCAGCAGCAGATTGACGGTTTGATGACCGCTATTTATCACCGCTTCTCTCTGTTGGAACAAGGCATTGATGAAGCCGGTGCGGCATTTGAGCATCGTGATGGGCGGATATCGGTTGCCATCAATCAGGGAAATCATCAGTTTAATTTTTATTGCGGTTTAGGCAGGGTTTATCCTGAACCGGGGCGGCGTTATTATCAGAATGCCTGCAACAACAACGCCGTTGTTTATGCGGACGAAGTCAAGGCGCAACGCGAGTTCTTATATGTCGTTTATCCGCAAGGTGATTTTGCCATGCCGGATTTTCACGGCGAACACCCCGATCCCATGCCGGGACACGAATTTACTGGCAATCCGGTCAGTATCGCTTTTTCGGAATCTGCCGGAAAAATCAAAATGCGGTCGTTCAAGCTTTATCAGGGCAAATCCGAGATAGAGAAGGTTAAGGTGCTGACGGCAAGCAATGATCCGAATCAAACGTTTTCCGATCGTCAATTTGCCTTATTTCCTCTGTTGCCTTTGGAATACGATACCGCGTATCGTGCCGTATTCGAGTATGAGCGCAATGGCAAATCTGAAAAAGCCGAATGGACTTTCCGAACGAAAAAGCCTGATTATCCTTACTTTATCGTTAAAGGCGGAGAAAAATTGGCGGTTGAGTCGGGTAAGAAATATTTCATTCATTGGAAGGATTTTTGGTGTCAGCGGGAATGCGAAGAGTATGTTTACCGCCAACGTGGCAAAGCGAAACTCGAAGTCATGGAGCGTCAGATCGGCGGTATGGTGGTACGGGTTACCGGAGACAAAGGCGATGATGTCCGGTTAACGCCGAAAGAAGAAAATGATAAGGCGGTCTTACTTTATATCTGGCAATAG
- the yhbY gene encoding ribosome assembly RNA-binding protein YhbY, translating to MTDNKLSTKEILELKARAHHLHPVVMVGQQGLTESVIKETDAALTAHELIKVRVFGDDRAERVEICNALCEAVDAQLVQHIGKLLVLWRKNLEV from the coding sequence ATGACTGACAATAAATTAAGCACTAAAGAAATTTTGGAATTGAAAGCCCGCGCCCATCACCTTCATCCTGTTGTAATGGTGGGACAGCAAGGTTTGACCGAGTCCGTTATCAAAGAAACCGATGCCGCCCTGACGGCGCATGAGTTAATCAAAGTCCGTGTATTCGGCGACGACCGCGCCGAGCGCGTTGAAATTTGCAATGCGCTGTGCGAAGCCGTTGATGCGCAACTGGTTCAGCATATCGGCAAACTGTTGGTGTTGTGGCGTAAAAACTTGGAGGTTTGA
- a CDS encoding RlmE family RNA methyltransferase: MAVRSKSSKAWLHEHVNDHYVHMAQKDGYRARAAYKLLEINEKDKLIKPGTVLADLGSAPGSWSQVAAKLVGNSGRVFALDILPMDEIEGVSFIQGDFREDEVLAQFETLLDARPLDLVICDMAPNMSGNAVTDQARSFYLCELALDFAVNHLKTGGSFLVKVFQGAGYQEYMAAMREIFGTVQTRKPEASRNRSSEIYLLGKNKR, from the coding sequence ATGGCAGTACGTTCAAAATCATCAAAAGCCTGGCTTCACGAACACGTCAACGATCATTACGTCCACATGGCGCAAAAAGACGGCTATCGTGCCCGCGCCGCATATAAACTGCTGGAAATCAACGAAAAAGACAAATTAATCAAACCCGGCACGGTTTTGGCGGATTTAGGCAGCGCGCCGGGCAGCTGGTCGCAAGTAGCGGCAAAACTGGTCGGCAATTCAGGGCGCGTGTTCGCATTGGATATCCTGCCTATGGATGAAATAGAAGGCGTTTCTTTTATTCAGGGCGACTTCAGGGAGGACGAAGTATTAGCGCAATTTGAAACCCTGCTGGACGCCCGCCCACTAGACCTTGTAATTTGCGATATGGCACCCAATATGTCGGGTAACGCCGTAACCGACCAAGCCCGCAGCTTTTACTTGTGCGAACTGGCTTTGGACTTTGCCGTCAATCATTTGAAAACGGGCGGCAGCTTTTTGGTGAAGGTATTTCAGGGAGCGGGCTATCAGGAATATATGGCAGCCATGCGCGAAATCTTCGGAACGGTGCAGACGCGCAAGCCCGAAGCATCACGCAATCGTTCCAGTGAGATTTATTTATTAGGAAAAAATAAACGCTGA
- the ftsH gene encoding ATP-dependent zinc metalloprotease FtsH produces MGNTFKSILLWVALCVGLMAAFNALTSKQENKQQIEYSQFIQQVNNGEVSNVKIEGSAIIGYLIKGERTDKSTFFTNAPLDDNLVKTLLDNKVRVNVIPEEKPSIFTSLVFSLLPVLLLIGAWFYFMRMQNGGGGKGGAFSFGKSRARLMDKETNKVTFADVAGCDEVKEEVQEIVDYLKSPNRYQSLGGRVPHGILLAGSPGTGKTLLAKAIAGEAGVPFFSISGSDFVEMFVGVGASRVRDMFEQAKKNAPCIIFIDEIDAVGRQRGAGLGGSNDEREQTLNQLLVEMDGFESNHTVIVIAATNRPDVLDPALQRPGRFDRQVVVPLPDIRGREQILKVHAKKVPLDESVDLTSLARGTPGFSGADLANLVNEAALFAGRRNKIKVDQSDFEDAKDKIYMGPERRSMVMHEDEKRATAYHEAGHAIVAESLPFTDPVHKVTIMPRGRALGLTWQLPERDRISMYKDQMLSQLSILFGGRIAEDIFIGRISTGASNDFERATQMAREMVTRYGMSDKMGVMVYTENEDEVFLGRSITRSQNISEKTQQEIDAEIRRILDEQYQVAYKILDENRDKMEMMCKALMDWETIDRDQVLEIMAGKQPSPPKDYSHNLRQDNPEQSETEAVTQAPEAVSQHEPASTETAQESSETAQAPSDKTQESSDKPEDQA; encoded by the coding sequence GTGGGGAATACCTTTAAGTCCATCCTGTTATGGGTCGCTTTGTGCGTCGGTCTGATGGCTGCGTTCAACGCACTGACCAGCAAGCAGGAAAACAAGCAGCAAATCGAATACTCTCAATTTATCCAACAGGTAAACAACGGTGAAGTGAGCAACGTCAAAATCGAAGGCTCCGCCATCATCGGCTATCTGATCAAAGGCGAACGTACCGATAAATCCACTTTCTTCACCAATGCGCCTTTAGACGATAATTTGGTCAAAACGCTTTTGGACAATAAAGTCCGCGTCAACGTTATCCCTGAAGAAAAACCGAGTATCTTTACCAGCCTGGTTTTCAGCCTGCTGCCGGTATTGCTGCTGATTGGCGCATGGTTCTACTTCATGCGCATGCAGAACGGCGGCGGTGGCAAGGGCGGCGCATTCTCTTTCGGTAAAAGCCGCGCCCGCCTGATGGACAAAGAAACCAATAAAGTTACCTTTGCCGATGTTGCCGGTTGTGATGAAGTAAAAGAAGAAGTACAAGAAATCGTCGATTATCTGAAATCCCCCAACCGCTATCAAAGCTTAGGCGGCCGCGTTCCGCACGGCATTTTGCTGGCAGGCAGCCCGGGTACCGGTAAAACTTTGCTGGCAAAAGCCATCGCAGGCGAAGCCGGTGTGCCTTTCTTCAGCATTTCAGGCTCCGACTTTGTTGAAATGTTCGTCGGCGTCGGTGCAAGCCGTGTGCGCGATATGTTTGAACAAGCGAAGAAAAACGCCCCTTGTATCATTTTCATTGACGAAATCGACGCTGTCGGCCGTCAACGCGGTGCCGGCTTGGGCGGCAGCAACGACGAACGCGAACAAACCTTGAACCAGCTTTTGGTCGAGATGGACGGTTTTGAAAGCAATCATACCGTTATCGTCATCGCCGCAACCAACCGTCCCGACGTACTGGATCCGGCATTGCAACGCCCAGGCCGCTTCGACCGTCAGGTTGTTGTTCCGCTGCCCGATATCCGCGGTCGCGAGCAAATCCTGAAAGTCCACGCGAAAAAAGTACCTTTGGACGAATCCGTAGATTTGACATCATTGGCACGCGGCACACCCGGCTTCTCCGGTGCGGATTTGGCCAACTTGGTCAATGAAGCCGCCCTATTTGCAGGCCGCCGCAACAAAATCAAAGTCGACCAAAGCGATTTTGAAGATGCCAAAGACAAAATCTATATGGGTCCCGAACGCCGCAGCATGGTAATGCACGAAGACGAAAAACGTGCGACCGCCTACCATGAAGCCGGTCATGCGATTGTTGCCGAAAGCCTGCCGTTTACCGACCCGGTTCACAAAGTGACCATCATGCCGCGCGGCCGTGCGCTCGGTTTGACTTGGCAGCTTCCCGAACGCGACCGTATCAGCATGTATAAAGACCAAATGCTGAGCCAATTGTCGATTCTGTTTGGCGGACGCATTGCCGAAGACATCTTCATCGGCCGTATTTCCACCGGCGCATCCAACGATTTTGAACGTGCCACCCAAATGGCGCGCGAGATGGTCACCCGTTACGGCATGAGCGATAAAATGGGCGTAATGGTTTATACGGAAAATGAAGACGAAGTATTCTTGGGACGCAGCATTACCCGTTCCCAAAACATTTCCGAAAAAACCCAACAAGAAATCGACGCAGAAATTCGCCGCATCTTGGATGAGCAGTATCAAGTAGCTTACAAAATCCTTGATGAAAACCGCGATAAGATGGAAATGATGTGCAAAGCCTTGATGGATTGGGAAACCATAGACCGCGACCAAGTGCTGGAAATTATGGCAGGTAAGCAACCCAGCCCGCCTAAAGACTACAGTCACAATCTGCGGCAGGACAATCCGGAACAATCTGAAACCGAAGCGGTAACGCAAGCTCCGGAAGCAGTCAGTCAGCATGAACCTGCTTCCACAGAAACCGCTCAAGAGTCATCAGAAACCGCTCAAGCGCCATCTGATAAAACCCAAGAGTCATCTGATAAACCTGAAGATCAAGCTTAA